The DNA sequence CCGTGATGCAAGTATTCAGGACGATGTCGTCGAAGCCGTGGGCCGCGCACGCCGGAATCACTTCATTCAAGTGCGCGTAGAGCCCCGGATACATGCGGAACTCATCATGCCGACTGTCCGGGAAGTCCAGCGAGACCGAGAACTGGTCGACGCCCGCCTGGCGCAACTCCAGGTAACGCGCCGGCGTCATCAGCGACCAGCTCGACACCAGGATGATGTAGGGCAAGCCATTCGCCAGCTTGATGTTGCGGACCACCTCGCTGAGGTCGTCGCGCATCAACGGCTCGCCTCCGGAGACCTGTACCACACACGGCTTCAGTGCCTCGGTGTAGCGCCGGTAGTCGGCCGGTCGCATGTTCAGTGAATCGTCCTTCGGACCGCCGTGATCGCAATGCCGGCAATAGCAGGTGCAGGAATCGGTGACTTCGAAGGAAACAACGATAGGACGCTGCGCGAGCCAATTCATCGATCCCTGTCCGATGATCCTAAGTGACTGGCCAATGGGAACCTTGCGCATGAACCTAAATCATACCAACAGGCCCGAATAACGTGCAAGAAGGTAATGATTTACAGTACAGGAGTAGCCACATGCGGATCCTAGTACTGAACGCGGGCAGTTCGTCCCTCAAATACCAGCTCATCGAGACCGGTTCTCGCGACGAACATGTCGTCGTCAAAGGCGCGGTCGAGCGTATCGGCGCGGCCGGCAGCCCGGTCCACAACCACACGGAGGCGGTGGAAGAGATCCTGCCGAATCTGGGGCCGGTGGACGGTGTCGGACACCGCGTCGTACACGGCGGCGAGCGCTTCAAGGCCTCCGCCTTGATTGACTTGGATGTCGAGCACGCCATCGACGATTGCTGCTCGCTGGCGCCCCTGCACAACCCGCACCACCTGGCCTGTTATCGCGCCGCCCATGCGCTGTTGCCTAACGTCCCGCATGTCGCTGTCTTCGACACTGCGTTCTTCCACACGCTGCCCCGGCGAGCCTTCCTTTACGCCGTTCCATATGAACTGTACGAGTCCGAACACATTCGGCGCTACGGCTTCCACGGCACCTCGCACCGCTATGTCTCCGGCAAAGCGGCGGAGCAGTTGGGCATCCCGCCCGATGAAGTGAAGCTCATCACGTGCCACCTGGGCAACGGGTGCTCCGTTGCGGCGGTCGATGGTGGCAAAGCGGTGGACATCTCCATGGGCCTCACCCCGCAGGAGGGGTTGGTGATGGGCACCCGCTCCGGCGACATCGACATTGGGGTGATTTTCCATCTGGCGCGCCAGAAGCAGATGACCCTGGACGAGATCGAGAAACTCCTGATTCACCGCAGCGGCCTGCTGGGTCTGTCGGGCCGGTCGAACGATATGCGGGATCTGGTCCATGCCGCGGCGGGTGGGGACGAACGCGCACGGATCGCAGTCGAAGTTTTCTGCTATCGCGTGCGGAAGTACATCGGGGCGTTCTGGGCCGTATTGGGCGGCGCCGACGCCATCGTCTTCACGGGCGGCATCGGCGAAAACCGGCCGGAGGTCCGCGACGAGATCATGCGAGGGCTGGAGTGTCTGGGCGGAGCTGATGTGCTCGTAATTCCCACGAACGAGGAGTTGCTCATCGCTCGCGACACTGCCCGCCTTATCGGAAGAGGAAGATCGTAGACGCGGCCGTCAGAATCACCACCAGCGCCTCGAAGACTTTGTCCGGGATGTGCGGGACGATCTTCCGGCCGCCCATGGCGCCCAGCATCACCGCCGGCACCATCAGTACATCGAATACCAGCGACTGCCGGCTGAACAACCCATGCCAGGCGTAGATGGGGACTTTTGTCAGGTTGATGATGAAGAAGAACCATGCGCCTGTGGCGATGAACTCCTCCTTGGGCAGATTCTTGCTCAGCAGGTAGAGGCTCATCACCGGCCCGGCGGCGTTGGCCACGGTGGTTGCGAACCCGGCCGATGCGCCGTAGAGCACCGGATGCGGGGTCACCTGGCCCGCATTGCGGTTGTACTTCCTCCACAGGTAGGCGACGAGCATCACCAGAACGATGCAGCCCACCACGGGCCGCAACACGCCTTCTCGCAGGTTGAGCGCCAGCGCTCCGCCGCCCATCCCGATCAGGACCCACGGCACCAGCGAAAAGAGCCGGCCTGCCGCCGCATGTCGCCGCCAGTAGATCACCGCGAACACGTCCGCCGTGCACAGCATGGGCAGCAGCCATGCGGCGGACGAGCGTGCATCGCCCACCGTAAGGATGATTAAGGGGACGACCAGGATGCCCAATCCAGGTAATCCTGTCTTGGCTACACCGACACACATGGCGCACAACGCGCCAACCAACCATTGCCAGATTTCCAGATGGGGCATGAGGACTTGTTACGAGGTCTAGTCCTCCAGCATAACCGCAACCTTGCGCCGGATCGTTTCCGCGGCGTCAGGCACATGCAGAACGTCGCATTCCGAGCCCAGGATGTGCGGGTGACCACAAGCCCGCATGGCCTCCCTCAACGCCTCTGTCTGCCGCCGGACCTCCTCCAGCGGCATCGCTGCGTCGGAGTAGAACGTCTTGGTCGGCAGGTTCCCGAACAACACAACGTTCGGCGGTACCACGGCAGCGATCTCCTCCAGACGGCACGAGCTTCCCAGGCTGAGTACTGCCGGCTCCAGCTCCGTCACCAACCGCTCCACCATGTCGGATGTCACGTCTCCGCAGTCGTGCAGGATCAGATCCACCCCGTGCCGCTTCAGCAGCGCGCGCAATTGCCGGTTGGGCTGGAGAACGAACCGATCCAGGAGTCCCGGATCCCTCTTCCACTGCCGCGGCGACAGATAGGCAGTGTTGACCGCTGGCTCACAGACGATGATCGCTCTAGCGCCCGCCACCATCTGGGCTTCCGCTGAGCGCAGCACCGCCGCCAGGGCCAGCGACAGGCACCGCTCCACCAACAGCACTGCGTCATCCTCAGCGGCGGTGACACCGGACGCCGCCAGCGCGACCCCGGTGATGGGATCGGCGACGAGCTTCGTCATCAGGGAGAACGGGCCAATCAGCATGCCCACGGGTAGAAGGTCGGTTCGTTCCGCGATGTACCGCACGGCGCCATGGTTCGCCTTGTGGCGTTCCAAGAACTCTCCGAAGACCACATCCTCATCCGGAGCTTCCTTGAAGTGGAAAGTATCCACGTCCGCCGCGGGAACTCCGAAGTGCGCCAATAGGTCCGACTTCTCCAGCCGCAGGTCCATGAGCGGAAAAGCCAGAGGTGTGCGATATCGCCGCGCCGCGCTCTCCACAACCGCGCCCAGCCGCCCGGCATCATGCAGGATCGATTCCGGATCCGCCTGCTCATGCAGCACCAGATCGGCGCCGATCGGCATCCGCAGGCCTTGGCGCGCGAGATCCACGTAGTAGGCGGCGTTCATGGTAACTACCCGCGGCCGTTGAACTCCTTCACGGCGCCGAGCATGGCCACCAGGTTCTCCACCGGGGTCCCGGCCTGGATGTTGTGGATGGAATCGAAGACGAACCCGCCGCCCTTTGAGAAGATCTCGCAGCGCTGCAGAACCTCGGCCCGCACCTGCTCGGCTGTCCCGAACGGCAGGGTCTTCTGCGTATCCACGCCGCCGCCCCAGAACAC is a window from the uncultured Paludibaculum sp. genome containing:
- a CDS encoding acetate kinase encodes the protein MRILVLNAGSSSLKYQLIETGSRDEHVVVKGAVERIGAAGSPVHNHTEAVEEILPNLGPVDGVGHRVVHGGERFKASALIDLDVEHAIDDCCSLAPLHNPHHLACYRAAHALLPNVPHVAVFDTAFFHTLPRRAFLYAVPYELYESEHIRRYGFHGTSHRYVSGKAAEQLGIPPDEVKLITCHLGNGCSVAAVDGGKAVDISMGLTPQEGLVMGTRSGDIDIGVIFHLARQKQMTLDEIEKLLIHRSGLLGLSGRSNDMRDLVHAAAGGDERARIAVEVFCYRVRKYIGAFWAVLGGADAIVFTGGIGENRPEVRDEIMRGLECLGGADVLVIPTNEELLIARDTARLIGRGRS
- a CDS encoding uroporphyrinogen decarboxylase family protein translates to MNAAYYVDLARQGLRMPIGADLVLHEQADPESILHDAGRLGAVVESAARRYRTPLAFPLMDLRLEKSDLLAHFGVPAADVDTFHFKEAPDEDVVFGEFLERHKANHGAVRYIAERTDLLPVGMLIGPFSLMTKLVADPITGVALAASGVTAAEDDAVLLVERCLSLALAAVLRSAEAQMVAGARAIIVCEPAVNTAYLSPRQWKRDPGLLDRFVLQPNRQLRALLKRHGVDLILHDCGDVTSDMVERLVTELEPAVLSLGSSCRLEEIAAVVPPNVVLFGNLPTKTFYSDAAMPLEEVRRQTEALREAMRACGHPHILGSECDVLHVPDAAETIRRKVAVMLED
- a CDS encoding sulfite exporter TauE/SafE family protein, which encodes MPHLEIWQWLVGALCAMCVGVAKTGLPGLGILVVPLIILTVGDARSSAAWLLPMLCTADVFAVIYWRRHAAAGRLFSLVPWVLIGMGGGALALNLREGVLRPVVGCIVLVMLVAYLWRKYNRNAGQVTPHPVLYGASAGFATTVANAAGPVMSLYLLSKNLPKEEFIATGAWFFFIINLTKVPIYAWHGLFSRQSLVFDVLMVPAVMLGAMGGRKIVPHIPDKVFEALVVILTAASTIFLFR